In Gimesia chilikensis, the genomic window GTCCCCTTCTGCTTGCGTCGATCCTGAGCGGCCTGGAGTCGCTTGACCGTTTCCGCGGCGACGCGACCGTCGGCGTATTTGATGTCCGCCACATCCGGTGCTTCAAAGGCGGCACCGCGGGGGAGTGACTTAATGCGATCGAGGTGCTGATTTGTGAAGTAGGCTTCTTCGCGGGTGAGCTTTCCCCCCTGCGTGCTGGCGGGGTCGAGGTATTCGATCACCTTGTCATGGAAATGCGGCACGCTGAAAGAAGCGGGATCTCCGTGGTTGCCGTGACCAATGTGAAAGACTTTGCCGAGGGATTCGGTGCGGTAACCACCGTGCTGCGCGAAGTATTGCGGCAGGGTGACGGCGTCGGGAACGATCTCGCGCAGCTGACTGCCCAGCCCGTATAAGCCGGTCGATGTGGAATGTGCGCCGAGCATGAGGGTGAACCGCGAGGGTGCGCAGACAGCCTGGTTACAGTAGGCCCGCTCGAAACGCATGCCGCGTGCGGCGAGAGCATCGATATTGGGAGTCTGTGCGATCGGATCGCCGTAACAGCCCAGCGCGGGCTTCAGGTCATCGACGAGAATCAGCAGCACATTAGGACGCTCTGCTGCAACAAGAGTGTTACAGAGGAAAGACAGACCACAAAGGGTCGGAAGCAAAAGACAGAGGAAAGGGTTCCGCGAATGAGACTTCAAAATCATCCTCCCGTTCGAGTGAGCGTTAAGGAGACGTACGGTCCCTGTACGACGAAAGTGAATCAGGACCAGCAGACAGGTTTCACTCTATTATGTCGGGCGGTGCGGGGAATTGAAACAGTTGTGTGCCGCGATTGCTGACCGGTCTTAAAACGGACTGAGTTCGGTGTTGTCGGCGAGTGAGCCGAAGAACTCATCTGTGGCGGATTCCCAGTCCGGTAGGTAGCGAACGCCGGGCGCCAGGGTGGCCTGCATGACGTCTGCGGCGCCGTCATGTTCATAGCCAAGCAGGTGACCGAGTTCGTGCAGGATGACGGTGCGGAGATCGATCAGACCGGCGGCTTCACTGTCGGGGAGTGCAATCAACGTCAGGTCGCTGACTGGAGAGAACTCGCTGTGCTCTGCGGGAGTGGTATCGATGAACCAGCCATAGCCGGCGGCGTTGACGTCGATGTAAATAGTACCGGCAGCGGCGCGGCCCAGGGTCTCATCTGCAAGGTCAACGACTTTGATGTCGATCTCTGAGAGCGTTTGCTGCTGTGCCGGGGGGAGCTGTGGAGTGCTCTCTGCAACTGTGGACTCCAGCAGACTCTCGGCGGTTGATTGCTGGATGGTGGTTGCGGTTTGTGATGGTGGCGGTGCGGGAGCGACCGTTAACAGTTGATTCCAGGCATCGGGGTAATTCAGGGGGTAAGTGACCGGAGTGTCCCCCGATTTATGCTTGCCATAGTTGGCCACGAACAGCAGCAGATCTTGAAAGCCGATCCGATCATTCTGGTTAAAATCAGCGAACCAGGCATATTCCGAGGAAGTCGTACTCGGTTTCTGATTATAGACGGTTGCAAACCGCAACAGATCGCTGAAGTTGATCACGTTATCGTCGTTGAGATCGTAAGGATTGGCGCTTATCTGTGCCTGGGAATCCAATTGCAGCAGATCTACTCCGATGGCACCATTGGACAGGTTGACTTCCGGATCAGCAAGAGGGTACACCAGCGTTTGTGTGTTCAGACTCTGACCAGCCAGATTCAGGTCAATCCCATCTTCTGGAGTCGATTCAAAACGAATCCGAGCCAACAAGGCGTGTTGATTCGTACCGACACTACCGAGACTGGTCTCGGCTGACAGGTTCATAATCATGCCATTCTGGTCGTCGATGGTACCGGTCTGATTCAAAGTGAATGCAGCACCATATTCGATACTGGTCGCGGTAGCTACAGTCGGATTATAATGTATATCTAAAGTGACCGAATGAATTCCCAGGTCAACAGCAGATGGCATACCGACCCAGATCTCCATCCAGTAGCCATCCCATTCACCAACCCAGTCTCTGCTCCCTGGGAGCGAACTGGCTTCGCCATTGGCATCAGTGACTGTTTTCGAATCAACAATATGGAATTCCAGCTGAACATGATCGGCCTGAACCTCGTAGGCTCCAATATCGATCGTCCCGCTACTGATTCGACTAAAGCCAGTCCCGCGTTGATCGTTCTCAAGTTCCGCATCAATGGCAACCGTATTATCGCCGGCATTGATGGCAGCGCTACCGAGCAGCAAAGCATGAGTTTTCGTGGGACCGCCATTGTCTCTCAATACCGGGTCCAAAAGACCTTCGATACTGTCCTGAATGATGCTGGTACTTTCTGTGAAGCTCCCGAAGATCTGAAAGTCTCTTTGAGCTGAATTTCCAGCTACGATACTGTTAATAATCTCTGGTGATACAAAATGACTATAAACTCCTCCTCCGCTGACTCTGGCCTCATTCTGCACAATGGTACTGTTAATTACCGTTAATGGTAATTCGCTGATCGAGTAGAGGCCACCGCCTATATTCGATGACTGATTTCCTGAAATCGTACTGTTGCTGATTGTCGCCGTTCCGGTCGAATTATTATATACAGCGCCACCAGAGGATCCGTTTGTATTCCTTGTGAAGAGGCTATTAAGCACGGAAAGTGTTCCTCCATTGCCTACTCCCCCACCGTTGGCGAATGCCGAATTTTTCTCGAAAATGCTGTTTTCCACAGTCGTCGTTGCAAAATAACTGTAAAATCCCGCTCCACTATGATGTGCTGAGTTTTCCGAAAAGGTTGATCCCGAAACGGTTATCTCGCCATTCTGTATGCAGATGCCTCCACCAAACAGTTCTGCAGAATTTTCTGAGAAATGGCTCTGAGAAATCGCAACGTGGTATGTTTCTTCATGAAATGGATTGACGTTGTGATAAATACCGCCCCCATCATTCGTAGTCGCAGAGTTCTTGATAAGTTCGCTTTCGGATACAGTCATGTCGCTGATTAAATTATAGATTCCTCCCCCATATTTTGACGAGTTCTGCGTAAAGGAAGACTGAGACACAAAGAAATAGTCTCCAGAAACGTTATAGATACCCCCACCAAAAACAGATGCAGTATTGTGCACAAACTGGCTGCCAAGAACCGTAAGGGATCCGGACTCACTGTAAATGCCGCCCCCCACTGGTGACCCGACAACATTAATCGCTGTGTTTTCAGAAAATGTAGAACCTTCGACAGTCGTAACACTTTGAAAACTGTAAATCCCAGCACCATCAGTGCTGGTGTTATTGGAAAAGGAACTGTCGATAACGTTCAGCACACTGTCAGTGCTGTGGATTCCCCCTCCGTGTGAAGCCTTGTTGGATAGAAAGTCAGCGTTGGAAACAGTAAGCCTGCCATCACTGGAATAAATTCCTGCTCCTTTAAAGATTGCCTGGTTACTTCTAAAACGAACATTATCCAGTGTGAGATCTTCAGTACTCCGAATAGCGCCGCCATCGTTTGCGTATCCGTTCTCAAGGGTAAGGCCACTGATCTCGATCTGTATCAGGTTCTGGAGGTCACTGTCATAAACATCAAAAATCCGACTGTTCCCGTCCCCGTCCAGTGTCAATTGATCGACCCCCTGCCCGAAGATTCTGAGGTCATCCTGAATCAGCAGTTCTTCAGAGAGTACGATTGACATCCCCGCCAGTGAGGCATCAAAGATAATCGTATCTGTTGTGGCAGCTACGTTTGCCAGCTTGACAGCTTCCCGCAATGACAGATTACCGAGGGAGTAATCGCCGTCGTCGACGTCCGAATTCGTATCTACCATCAAATGCAATGCATCCGTTTCAAAAGCGCCGATGTCGACGGTCCCCTGCAGAATCCTGCCAAAACCAGTACCGCGCTGATCTGTGATGAGACCGGCATCAGCGGCAGCTGAGTTATCACCGGCGTTGATGGCAGCACTGCCGTACACCAGGGCATGAGTTTGAGTGGGACCACCGTTATCTCTCAGAACGGGATCCAGCAGACCGGTCACGCTATCCTGAACAATACTGTTGCTGCTGGTATAACTGCGGTGAATCTGTGCATCCTGGCTCGCAATGTTGCCTGCTACAATTGTGTTGAGCAAAACGGGTGTAACATGGGAACTGGAAAGCCCCCCTCCCCGAGCTGACGAATTACCAGTGAAAGTCGAGTTGATCAGAGTTAACGACTCCCGGCTGGAAGAATCGATCCCCCCACCCTCTATGGTAGCCTGATTACCGGAGAGGGTAGAATTCACAATCTCGGCAGTCCCCTGAGAGAAGATATGAATTCCCCCACCAAAGCCTGCAGCGATATTTTCTGTGAGGGTACTATGGGAAAGGATCAGAGTTCCGGAGTTACCGATCGCGCCGCCGTTCGCATCGGAACGATTATCAAAAAACGTACTCTGCTCCACGGTAAGCTGACCCAGGGTGATCGCAACACCGCCTCCACTCAAATCGGCGATATTTCCGGAAAACAGACTGTCGCGGATGGTCATGTAACCAAAGACAAACTGGACGCCGCCTCCCCTGGTATCGGCATGATTGTCTGTAAACACCGAATTCGTAATCAGCGCATCCTGTACGCCAGGCTCGATCAGCACTGTCGAAGTATGATAAACGGCTCCGCCTTCGGAAGCCTGGGTAGGAAATTCAGGATCAGCTATTCCCCGGTTTTCGGAAAACTGAGAGTCATGAATATTGAGCGCTATGCGGAAACTGTAAATACCTCCCCCGGACTGCCCCTGATTTCGATAAAAAGTGGAATGGGAAACCGTGAGGTCCCCGTCCGTGCCAGCGAAGATGGCTCCTCCAGCTTTGTCTGCATTGTTCTCTGAGAAATCAGAGTTGGTCACCGTCAATGATCCCGCGGTGGAGTAGATGCCTCCGCCATGGCCGGGAGAAGTATCACCCAGTGCCATATTCCCGGTCAGTATGGAATTCTCAATGGTCACGGTACCACTGTCATTATAAATCGCGCCCCCCGATCCACTAGAGATGTTATTGGCGAGGGCTGTATCTATCAGGGAAAGCTGTTCCCGATTATGAATGGCGCCGCCTGCGATCGCGTACCCATTCGTCAACCTGAGTCCGCTGATTTCAACATCAATCGTCGTGCTACTACTGCCATCATAAATCTGAAAAATCCGACTGCTGCCATTTCCGTCCAGTGTGAGCTGATCGGGCCCCAGACCGACAATCGTCAGATCATCGGAAATCGAAATCTGGCTGGTCAGACTCACTGTCTGCCCTGCGAGAGAGGAGTCAAACGTAATCGTATCTGCACCTGCGTTCGCGTTGGCTTGTTCAATGGCGTCGCGTAGACTGCCTGCTCCGGAGTTGTCTGTGTTCAAGACCGTAAACGCAGTCAACAGCGTGCGTTCTTCCAGCGTCTCTACCTTATTCACAATTGCCAGTGGGGCGGCAGGTGAACCATGTTGGTGGTTCCGATTACCGCGCTGACGTGATTTTCGACTTTGAGTGTTGCGGAATTGTCGTTTGAGGTGCGAGAGCCAGAGCAGAGTAGACATATGATTTTTCTATTGAATAATGAATCGATCAAATCGGGTTGGAAAACGGAGTTACCCAGCACTGAGACAGAGTAACGGCCAGGATCGGTTTAAATATAATTAAAAATTCTGGAGCTCCATCTTGTCGTTAAGTTCGCTGAAGAAGGTATCAACTGTGGATTCCCAGTTCAGCAATCGACGCTCGCCGGGCGCCAGCGTGGCCTGCATGACGTCTGCAGCGCCGTCATGTTCATAGCCAAGCAGGTGTCCCAGTTCGTGCAGGATGACCGTTCTGAGATCGACCAGACCGGCGGCTTCACTGTCGGGGAGTGCAATCAACGTTAGATCGCTGGCTGGAGAGAACTCGCTGTGCTCTGCGGGGGTGGTATCGATGAACCAGCCATACCCGGCGGCGTTGACGTCGATGTAAATGGTGCCGGCTGCGGCGCGACCCAGGGTATCGCCTGCAAGGTCAACGACTTTGATGTCGATCTCGGAGAGCGTTTGCTGCTGTGCCGGGGGGAGTCGTGGAGTGATCTCTGCAACTGTGGCATCCAGCAGACTCTCGGCGGTTGATTGCTTAATATTGGTTGCGGATTGTGATGGTGGCGGTGTGGGAGCGACCGTTAAGAGTTGATTCCAGGCATCGGGATAATTCTGGGGGTAAGTGACCGGAGTGTCCCCCGATTTACGTTTACCATAGTTGGCTGCGAACAGAATCAGATCCTGAAAGTTGACCCGGTCATCCTGGTTATAATCAGCGAACCAGGCGTAGTCGGAAGAAGACTCGCTGGGCTTCTGCTGATAGACGGTTGCAAACCGCAGGAGATCACTGAAGTTGATCGCCCCGTCGTCATTGAGGTCATAAGGGTTGGCAAAGATTTGAGTAGCAGGATCAGTACCTCGAACTTCTTCACTGATACTGCTACCGGAAAACAAAATCACTGGATGATTTACTGTCAACTCGGGAAACTGCTGATTCAGACTGTTTATTTCCAGGTCCAGGTCAACTTTGTCTTCAACGAGAGATTCAAACCGGATGCGGGCAAACAAAACATGCTGATCGTCTCCCGCGGCAGCGAGACTGGTGTCAGCAGAGAGGTTCTCAATCGTCCCCGTCTGGTCGTTGATGGTTCCCGTCTGATTCAGACTGAACGCGGCACCGTATTCAATGCTGGTGGCAGTCGTGACCGCCGTGTTATACGTCAGCTCCAGCGCGACAGAGAGGATTCCCAACTCAGTCGTCAAGGGAGTGCTGATCCAAATCTCCAGCCAATAACTCCCCCATTCGTCAATCCAGCTCTTGTTTTCCGGAAGCGAAGCGACCTCTCCGTTGATTGAGGCTGTCGTGGGCGTATCCACAATTCGCAAATCGAGTTGTGTGAAAGGTCCCTGCACTTCAAATGCACCAATATCGACCGCGCCATTCACGATCCGCAGATGTCCGTCGCCGCGTACATCAAACACAATATCCTTATACTCGAAATAGGAATTATCCCCCGCATCAATGGCCAGACTGCCGGGCAGTAAGGCATGCGTTTTGGTATTCCCGCCATTATCTCTGAGTACGGGATCAAGCAAGCCGTCAATACTGTCCTGAAAAATGCAGTAACTTAACTCTAGTGTTCTATTCGTTTGCGAGAATTGCGGTGCAGCATTTCCTGCAATAATTGAGTTAGTGGCTCCCTTAAAAAAGTTACTGCTTGACGTACTTTCAATATAAACCGCTCCTCCACTTTCTCCTGCTGAATTCAATACAACAGTACAAGCGGAAAATGACAAGTAAGTCCCAAAGCCTGATGAGTAAAACGCACCTCCCAATTTTTCCGTTGTGTTATGAGAAATAGTGCTGTTTAAGATTCGCAAATTTCTACTGGAATAGAACCCTCCTCCCGCTTCTACCGCAGTGTTGTCATTGATTAAGCAACTCTCGAAATGAAGGCTCGTTGCATAACTGAATACGCCCCCGCCTTCTGTTCCTGCTGAATTGTATGAAAGAATCGAGTCAAAGACATCAATTTCTAAAGCTTGAGTAGCGTAATCTGAAGTAGAGAGATACAAACCTCCCCCTCTCAAAGCTGCAGTGTTCTCTCGAAATTCACATCGTGCCAGGATCAATTCGGACTCGTAGTTGGGAACGTCATAAACAGCTTCAGGCCACTTGGCAAAGAAAAACCCACCGCCGTAATTGGTTGAATTCCATGAAAATTCACAATCACTAATTTTCGTTGCCGTTTTTGTATTCTGATAGTGAGACAAAAGCTGTTGACCAACCCCTCCTCCGCGATCTGCTTCGTTTGAGAAGAATTTTGATTCTGAAATCTCAGCCCAGGCATTAATGACAGCCACTCCGCCCCCAGTTCCGATACACTCATTTTGGATAAAGGTTGAGGACGATAACTCTAAACCATGATAATAATCGTAGTATAAATATGTCCTACCAGAGGATACGGAAACGCCTCCTCCGTTATACTCGGCTTTATTATTGTAGAAATATGAGTCTGAAATAATGCACAGGAAATCCCGCTTCGAATTGACATTATTGTTTATATAGGAAATTGCCCCTCCATCTCCACCAGTCTCATTATTCAAAAATGAGCTATTTTGAACCGTTAAATATCTACTGGCAAATATTGCTCCACCACTTCCCCGTACAGACATATTCGTAAACTCACAGTCAGTGACGGTCAAATTTTTCGTACTGTAAATAGCCCGACCTTGTCCCACACCATCAAAACTGATCCCGCTAATATCAACTGAGTAAATATTGTCATCGTCGTAATCTCCAATATATATCAGGCTGAAATGTTGGTCTTCCGCACCATCAATCTGAAACGTCATCTGATCAGCGCCCAGCCCTACGATCGATAACTCATCCCGAATCTTCAGTTGCTCTGAAAACATAAATGACTGGCCAGCCAGCGCAGCGTCGAACACGATTGCATCCGCCCCCTCATTCGCGTTGGCCTGTTCGATGGCGTCGCGCAGACTGCCTGCTCCGGAGTCGTCTGTATTCACGACCGTAAACGTCGTCAGCAGCGTGCGGTCTTCCAGCGTCTCGGCCACAGTTGAGATTGCCGGTGGTGCAGCCGGGGAACCATATCGCTGGTTTCGTTTACCTCGCAGGCGGGATTTTCGATTTTGTCTGATCCGAAATTGCCTTTTCAGTCGAGGCAGCCAGAGTGATGGAGACATGGTGTGATAATCTATAATAATCGGAGTAAAGACAGATTCAGAGGAATAGTAACAGCATAGCAAAGTTCACATATGAATACCAATGCCGTCTGAACACAAATAAAGTGTCAGCAGCTCGAAAAATGAGTATCCCTGGTTTAAAACGGACTGAGTTCGGTGTTGTCGGCGAGGGAGCCGAAGAACTCATCTGTGGCGGATTCCCAGTCCGGTAGGTAGCGAACGCCGGGCGCCAGCGTGGCCTGCATGACGTCTGCAGCGCCGTCATGTTCATAGCCCAGCAGGTGTCCCAGTTCGTGCAGGATGACCGTTCTGAGATCGACAAATCCGCGAGCGGCAGAATTTCCATAAGGCGCTGCGATGAGCGTGTATGGCCCTGTCGCGTAGAATTCGCTGTTGTCATCGGGAGTCTGATCCACGAACCAGCCGTAGCCGGCGGCATTGATGTCGATGTAGATCGTGTCATGCACGGTGTTGCTTAAAACGCCTTCCGGAAGATCGACGATCTCCAGATTAACCTGAGCCAGTTTATCATTTTCCTCGGTTGTCAGTTGTGGCTCCAGGGAATCCACCACTGCTGCCAGTACGGTCTCTGCGGCGGCCTGTTCGAGTGACCGGGGATTGACCTGCGGCAGCAGTTCCGATTCGACAGCTAAATGTCTATTCCAGGCAGTGGAGAAATTCGTCGGATAAATAATCTCAGCATGACCGGCTTTACTCTTGCCGTAATTACTGGTGAAGAATATCAAATCGCGGAAGCCGACATAATGACTCTGATCCAGATCCGCGAACCAGGAAAAGCCGGAATCCGCTTCTCGGGGACTGGTCCGATAAACGCTGGCAAACAGGATCAGATCACGGAAGTTGATGTTGTCATCGTCGTTGAGATCATAGGGGTTCGCGAAGACACGCGTT contains:
- a CDS encoding choice-of-anchor Q domain-containing protein, producing MSTLLWLSHLKRQFRNTQSRKSRQRGNRNHQHGSPAAPLAIVNKVETLEERTLLTAFTVLNTDNSGAGSLRDAIEQANANAGADTITFDSSLAGQTVSLTSQISISDDLTIVGLGPDQLTLDGNGSSRIFQIYDGSSSTTIDVEISGLRLTNGYAIAGGAIHNREQLSLIDTALANNISSGSGGAIYNDSGTVTIENSILTGNMALGDTSPGHGGGIYSTAGSLTVTNSDFSENNADKAGGAIFAGTDGDLTVSHSTFYRNQGQSGGGIYSFRIALNIHDSQFSENRGIADPEFPTQASEGGAVYHTSTVLIEPGVQDALITNSVFTDNHADTRGGGVQFVFGYMTIRDSLFSGNIADLSGGGVAITLGQLTVEQSTFFDNRSDANGGAIGNSGTLILSHSTLTENIAAGFGGGIHIFSQGTAEIVNSTLSGNQATIEGGGIDSSSRESLTLINSTFTGNSSARGGGLSSSHVTPVLLNTIVAGNIASQDAQIHRSYTSSNSIVQDSVTGLLDPVLRDNGGPTQTHALVYGSAAINAGDNSAAADAGLITDQRGTGFGRILQGTVDIGAFETDALHLMVDTNSDVDDGDYSLGNLSLREAVKLANVAATTDTIIFDASLAGMSIVLSEELLIQDDLRIFGQGVDQLTLDGDGNSRIFDVYDSDLQNLIQIEISGLTLENGYANDGGAIRSTEDLTLDNVRFRSNQAIFKGAGIYSSDGRLTVSNADFLSNKASHGGGIHSTDSVLNVIDSSFSNNTSTDGAGIYSFQSVTTVEGSTFSENTAINVVGSPVGGGIYSESGSLTVLGSQFVHNTASVFGGGIYNVSGDYFFVSQSSFTQNSSKYGGGIYNLISDMTVSESELIKNSATTNDGGGIYHNVNPFHEETYHVAISQSHFSENSAELFGGGICIQNGEITVSGSTFSENSAHHSGAGFYSYFATTTVENSIFEKNSAFANGGGVGNGGTLSVLNSLFTRNTNGSSGGAVYNNSTGTATISNSTISGNQSSNIGGGLYSISELPLTVINSTIVQNEARVSGGGVYSHFVSPEIINSIVAGNSAQRDFQIFGSFTESTSIIQDSIEGLLDPVLRDNGGPTKTHALLLGSAAINAGDNTVAIDAELENDQRGTGFSRISSGTIDIGAYEVQADHVQLEFHIVDSKTVTDANGEASSLPGSRDWVGEWDGYWMEIWVGMPSAVDLGIHSVTLDIHYNPTVATATSIEYGAAFTLNQTGTIDDQNGMIMNLSAETSLGSVGTNQHALLARIRFESTPEDGIDLNLAGQSLNTQTLVYPLADPEVNLSNGAIGVDLLQLDSQAQISANPYDLNDDNVINFSDLLRFATVYNQKPSTTSSEYAWFADFNQNDRIGFQDLLLFVANYGKHKSGDTPVTYPLNYPDAWNQLLTVAPAPPPSQTATTIQQSTAESLLESTVAESTPQLPPAQQQTLSEIDIKVVDLADETLGRAAAGTIYIDVNAAGYGWFIDTTPAEHSEFSPVSDLTLIALPDSEAAGLIDLRTVILHELGHLLGYEHDGAADVMQATLAPGVRYLPDWESATDEFFGSLADNTELSPF
- a CDS encoding choice-of-anchor Q domain-containing protein, which gives rise to MFDAALAGQSFMFSEQLKIRDELSIVGLGADQMTFQIDGAEDQHFSLIYIGDYDDDNIYSVDISGISFDGVGQGRAIYSTKNLTVTDCEFTNMSVRGSGGAIFASRYLTVQNSSFLNNETGGDGGAISYINNNVNSKRDFLCIISDSYFYNNKAEYNGGGVSVSSGRTYLYYDYYHGLELSSSTFIQNECIGTGGGVAVINAWAEISESKFFSNEADRGGGVGQQLLSHYQNTKTATKISDCEFSWNSTNYGGGFFFAKWPEAVYDVPNYESELILARCEFRENTAALRGGGLYLSTSDYATQALEIDVFDSILSYNSAGTEGGGVFSYATSLHFESCLINDNTAVEAGGGFYSSRNLRILNSTISHNTTEKLGGAFYSSGFGTYLSFSACTVVLNSAGESGGAVYIESTSSSNFFKGATNSIIAGNAAPQFSQTNRTLELSYCIFQDSIDGLLDPVLRDNGGNTKTHALLPGSLAIDAGDNSYFEYKDIVFDVRGDGHLRIVNGAVDIGAFEVQGPFTQLDLRIVDTPTTASINGEVASLPENKSWIDEWGSYWLEIWISTPLTTELGILSVALELTYNTAVTTATSIEYGAAFSLNQTGTINDQTGTIENLSADTSLAAAGDDQHVLFARIRFESLVEDKVDLDLEINSLNQQFPELTVNHPVILFSGSSISEEVRGTDPATQIFANPYDLNDDGAINFSDLLRFATVYQQKPSESSSDYAWFADYNQDDRVNFQDLILFAANYGKRKSGDTPVTYPQNYPDAWNQLLTVAPTPPPSQSATNIKQSTAESLLDATVAEITPRLPPAQQQTLSEIDIKVVDLAGDTLGRAAAGTIYIDVNAAGYGWFIDTTPAEHSEFSPASDLTLIALPDSEAAGLVDLRTVILHELGHLLGYEHDGAADVMQATLAPGERRLLNWESTVDTFFSELNDKMELQNF